TTTATTGCGCCATTGTGCATTGATCTGTGCCATATGTTTGTCATCTGTAAAAAGCAGGCTGATTTCGCTTACAACATTTTCCAATGAAAGATGGTGCATTGTCGTTTTTAATGCTTTTTCGGTGATATCATAAAGCATTTTCTCATTATTCCACCTAGCATTCTCAACAGTTATATCAATAGTAATCATGATCAATCAAATTCACTTTTTTGACGAAGAGCATGAGAGTGGCATTTCTTTGTTTTGTGCTTCAGAATTATGATCATAAGCCCGGATGATAGCGGCAACAAGGGGATGGCGCACAACATCTTTTTCATCGAAGCGAATAATTGCAATATTTTCTATATTTGAAAGAATACGTATTGCTTCAATTAAACCTGATTTTTGTCCTGCAGGCAAATCAATTTGGCTTACATCACCGGTAACGATCATGCGTGCGCCTTCTCCAAGACGTGTAAGAAACATTTTCATTTGCATGGACGTGGTATTTTGTGCCTCATCAAGAATGATAGCTGCATGAGAAAGTGTTCGTCCACGCATGAAAGCAAGAGGAGCAATTTCTATGACACCAGAAGCTAAAATACGTTCTACTTTTTCGACGGGCATCATATCATAAAGAGCGTCATAAAGCGGACGTAAATACGGGTCGACTTTTTCTTTGAGATCACCGGGAAGAAAGCCAAGATGTTCTCCAGCTTCAACCGCCGGACGTGAGAGGATAATTCGTTCAATGATGCCATGCTCTAAAAGCATTGCAGCGTGAGCAACAGCAAGATATGTTTTTCCTGTTCCTGCTGGCCCTACACCAAAAACAAGTTCAGTGTGTTCCATTGCACGTATATAAGCATCTTGTGTTGAGGTTCGGGCATGGATTGTTTTTTTATGGGTACTCAACCGTGCTGGTATACGTTTTGTTGCAGGTTGTGTTGTTGTTGGCGATTCTTGCTGTTTATATAGCAAATTTGCCATGGCAATCGCTCCTTCTATATCCGATAAAGTGAGCTCTGGATATGTTTTAACGCGTTCATAAAGCTGCTGTAATACATATTGTGCGTGCTTTATAGCAGCAATATTTCCACGGATTAAAATTTCATTACCACGTGGATGAATGCTAAGTCCGAGT
This genomic window from Bartonella quintana contains:
- a CDS encoding PhoH family protein; amino-acid sequence: MKASTEKIKCVKEKISTYPENTGILGKANAADVKDVVLIFENNQYAKAVFGKLDENLAYIEQKLGLSIHPRGNEILIRGNIAAIKHAQYVLQQLYERVKTYPELTLSDIEGAIAMANLLYKQQESPTTTQPATKRIPARLSTHKKTIHARTSTQDAYIRAMEHTELVFGVGPAGTGKTYLAVAHAAMLLEHGIIERIILSRPAVEAGEHLGFLPGDLKEKVDPYLRPLYDALYDMMPVEKVERILASGVIEIAPLAFMRGRTLSHAAIILDEAQNTTSMQMKMFLTRLGEGARMIVTGDVSQIDLPAGQKSGLIEAIRILSNIENIAIIRFDEKDVVRHPLVAAIIRAYDHNSEAQNKEMPLSCSSSKK